The following are encoded together in the Rhinopithecus roxellana isolate Shanxi Qingling chromosome 5, ASM756505v1, whole genome shotgun sequence genome:
- the RNASE2 gene encoding non-secretory ribonuclease gives MAPKLFTSPICLLLLLGLMGVEGSLHAKPRQFTWAQWFEIQHINMTSGQCTNAMLVINNYQRRCKNQNTFLLTTFADVVHVCGNPSMPCPSNTSLNNCHHSGVQVPLIHCNLTTPSRKISNCRYTQTTANKSYIVACNNSDPLRDRPQYPVVPVHLDRVI, from the coding sequence ATGGCTCCAAAACTGTTCACTTCCCCAATTTGTCTGCTTCTTCTGTTGGGGCTTATGGGTGTGGAAGGCTCACTTCATGCCAAACCCAGACAATTTACCTGGGCTCAGTGGTTTgaaatccagcatataaatatgACCTCTGGCCAATGCACCAATGCAATGCTGGTAATTAACAATTATCAACGGCGATGCAAAAAtcaaaatacttttcttcttACAACTTTTGCTGATGTAGTTCATGTCTGTGGTAACCCAAGCATGCCCTGCCCTAGCAACACAAGTCTCAACAATTGTCATCATAGTGGAGTCCAGGTGCCTTTAATCCACTGTAACCTCACAACTCCAAGTCGAAAGATTTCAAATTGCAGGTATACACAGACAACAGCAAACAAGTCCTACATAGTTGCATGTAACAACAGCGATCCACTACGGGACCGTCCACAGTATCCAGTGGTTCCAGTTCACCTGGACAGAGTCATCTAA